From Thermodesulfobacteriota bacterium, a single genomic window includes:
- a CDS encoding VWA domain-containing protein: MKKIAAALLGFALLAAPAAAPASATRLSMEVRPENRTILIPGPGDGTVQIQVIAPDDAVPRDRPNVNLALVIDRSGSMSAARKLDFVKTAAHRLVDMMGREDVLSIVTYDDRVSVPWPARRVDGNREELHRIIEGLYPGGSTFLSGGLEEGFRQALRGRRGGYLNRVLLLSDGLANVGVTGRGALREISSGMARRGVSVSTFGVGNDFDEELMAGISAAGDGNYRYLGDPEGIVAALSDELRIASRTIASEVEIVIRLRSGCRFGSALGREWRQAGDAYVIRLGDLPAGERRTVFASLNVTGDRTGVLEVGEVALRYRDPATEKTVTAAPKAFSLELVRDERIYREGFDRSVQEKKAVAQSSVLVQEAARLADEGKKDQAKETLGKAAAGLAAAPPSPAVKAEMERAAEYGSRLDAMTDMSTEEAKGIQKEIKYRSHRQLRER; this comes from the coding sequence ATGAAAAAGATCGCGGCCGCATTGCTCGGATTCGCCTTGCTGGCGGCGCCCGCGGCGGCGCCCGCCTCGGCAACCCGCCTTTCCATGGAGGTCCGGCCGGAGAACCGGACGATCCTGATCCCGGGGCCCGGCGACGGGACGGTTCAGATCCAGGTGATCGCGCCCGACGACGCGGTCCCGCGCGACCGGCCAAACGTCAACCTTGCGCTGGTCATCGACCGCAGCGGTTCCATGTCGGCCGCCCGCAAGCTCGACTTCGTGAAGACGGCCGCCCATCGACTCGTGGACATGATGGGGCGCGAGGACGTCCTGTCCATCGTGACCTACGACGACCGGGTGTCGGTCCCGTGGCCCGCGCGCCGCGTGGACGGGAACCGCGAGGAGCTCCACCGCATCATCGAGGGGCTCTATCCCGGGGGGAGCACCTTCCTTTCCGGCGGACTTGAAGAAGGGTTCCGGCAGGCGTTGCGCGGCCGGCGCGGCGGATATCTCAACCGGGTCCTCCTGCTGTCCGACGGGCTGGCCAACGTCGGCGTGACGGGGCGAGGCGCGCTCCGGGAGATCTCCTCGGGCATGGCGCGCCGGGGCGTCTCGGTGTCCACCTTCGGCGTCGGCAACGATTTCGACGAGGAGCTGATGGCGGGGATCTCCGCGGCGGGCGACGGGAACTACCGCTATCTCGGAGACCCGGAAGGGATCGTTGCGGCGCTGTCCGACGAGCTCCGCATTGCGTCGCGGACGATCGCCTCCGAAGTGGAGATCGTGATCCGGCTGCGCAGCGGCTGCCGGTTCGGCTCGGCGCTCGGGCGCGAGTGGCGGCAGGCGGGCGATGCCTACGTCATCCGGCTGGGCGATCTTCCCGCGGGCGAGCGGAGGACGGTGTTCGCGAGCCTCAACGTGACCGGCGACCGGACGGGCGTCCTCGAGGTCGGCGAGGTGGCGCTGCGCTACCGCGATCCGGCCACGGAAAAAACCGTGACCGCCGCCCCGAAGGCATTCTCCCTGGAGCTGGTGCGCGACGAGCGCATCTACCGGGAAGGGTTCGACCGCTCGGTCCAGGAGAAAAAGGCGGTGGCGCAGTCGAGCGTGCTGGTGCAGGAAGCGGCCCGGCTGGCCGACGAGGGGAAGAAGGATCAGGCGAAGGAAACGCTCGGAAAGGCGGCGGCAGGGCTCGCCGCGGCGCCCCCGTCTCCCGCCGTGAAGGCCGAGATGGAGCGCGCCGCCGAGTACGGGAGCCGGCTCGACGCGATGACCGACATGAGCACGGAGGAGGCGAAGGGAATCCAGAAGGAGATCAAGTACCGTTCACACCGCCAGCTCCGGGAGCGGTAG
- a CDS encoding PaaI family thioesterase — MKPQNPQYREHATDIIRKSRFVADIGLVLDDLGPGWCETHIDILPKHLQQDGFVHAGVQATLADHTAGGATGTLVPAGFLVLTAEFKINFLRPAVGERIRCRATVLKSGRTLSVAESEVYAVRGGAEKLVAKATVTLAPTAPGAGGVNGT; from the coding sequence ATGAAACCGCAGAATCCGCAGTACCGGGAACATGCCACGGACATCATCCGGAAGTCCCGTTTCGTGGCGGACATCGGTCTGGTGCTCGACGACCTGGGCCCGGGATGGTGCGAGACGCACATCGACATCCTGCCGAAGCATCTGCAGCAGGACGGCTTCGTTCACGCCGGGGTGCAGGCGACGCTGGCGGACCACACGGCGGGCGGGGCGACCGGGACGCTGGTGCCGGCGGGATTCCTGGTGCTGACGGCGGAGTTCAAGATCAATTTCCTCCGGCCCGCCGTCGGAGAGCGGATCCGGTGCCGGGCGACGGTGCTGAAGTCCGGCAGGACGCTCTCCGTGGCGGAGTCGGAAGTCTACGCGGTCCGGGGAGGCGCGGAGAAGCTGGTGGCCAAGGCGACGGTCACCCTGGCGCCTACCGCTCCCGGAGCTGGCGGTGTGAACGGTACTTGA